Within Ovis aries strain OAR_USU_Benz2616 breed Rambouillet chromosome 3, ARS-UI_Ramb_v3.0, whole genome shotgun sequence, the genomic segment CTGGGAGCGCCTCTTAGGGGgtccaggggaggaggagggtgctGGGCGGCCCTGGGGCCCTGGTAGGGGCTCCCCACAGGCCCAAAGCACTGGTTCTGGGCCgccctgtgtgccaggcagtagctcctcctcctcttctgatGAGGCAGGTGACCCCAATGAGGCCCCCAGCCCAGACACCCTGCTAGGGGCCCTGGCCCGCAAGCAGTTGAACCTGGGCCAGCTCCTTGAAGACACAGAGTCTTACCTACAGGCCTTTTTGGCCGGGGCTGCTTGCCCACTCAGCGGGGACCACCTGGGTCCCAGGCAGCCATCCTCCCCAGACCAGGGGCCCCCACAACTGTCCAAGTCCAAAGGCCTCCCCAAGTCAGCTTGGGTTGGGGGTGCCCCAGAGGCCCACAGGCCAGGCTTTGGTGCTACCTCAGAGGGCCCGGGGTCGCTCCCCTTCCTCAGCATGCTCATGGGCGCAGGGGACACCCCCCTGGGCTCACGGCCTGGCCACCCCCACTCTTCATCTCAGGTGAAAAGCAAGCTCCAAATTGGCCCCCCTTCTcctggggaagcccaaggacCCCTTCTGCCCTCTCCAGCCAGAGGTCTCAAATTTCTAAAGCTGCCTCCAGCCTCAGAGAAGGTCCCCAGCCCAGGAGGCCCCCAGCTTAGCCCCCAGCTTCCCCGGAATTCCAGAATACCCTGTCGGAACAGTGGCTCAGACGGCAGCCCCTCCCCACTGCTGGCCCGCAAGGGTCTGGGCGGAGGAGAGCTGTCCCCAGAGGGGGCACAGGGCCTGCCCACCAGCCCTTCACCCTGCTCCATGACCCCTGACTCTGCACAGCTCAGACCTCCCCAGCCAGCCTTGTCCGCTACACTTTCCCCAGGACCCACGGTGTCTCCTTGCTATGAGAACATTCTGGACCTTTCCCGGAACACTTTTAGGGGGCCTTCCCCAGAGCCGCCTCCATCTCCTCTGCAGGTGCCCACCTATCCACAACTAACTTTGGAGGTGCcacgggtccctgaggtcctcaGAAGCCCTGGCATCCCCTCCAGCTCTTGCCACCCAGAATCCTGCCCCTATGAGGGCACCCAGGAGAAGAGTTCAGACAAGGCAGGCTCCGAGTCTCCCCATCCTGGCCGCAGGGGCCCAGGCAGCTCATCCAAGAAGCCCAGCCAGGGGGCAGGACGGCGACCTGGGGATCCTGGCTACACGCCTCTGCGGGACAGACTGGCAGCCCTGGGGAAACTGAAGACTGGCCCCGAGGGGCCTCAGGGCCCAGAAAAGAATGGGGTGCCAGTCAGACCTGGCACTGAGAAAGCCCGGGGAGCAGGGAAGTCAGGGGAGAGCACTGGAGACACAGCACCCCCTGCTTCCAGGCCCCCTGAGCAGCCGGAAGCCAAGGGGCCCCTGCGGGGGTCAGTGGCCTTAGGCACAAGCAGCCTGAAGCAACAGGAATCTGGGCTCCTGGGGGACCCTGGGGCCCGAGTCTACTCTTCCCACTCCATGGGGGCCCGGGTGGACCTGGAGCCTGTTTCACCGAGGAGCTGCCTCACCAAAGTGGAGCTGGCCAAGAGCCGGCTGGCAGGGGCCCTGTGCCCCCAGGTACCCCGCACCCCTGCCAAAGTGCCAACCTCAGCCCCCAGCCTTGGCAAGCCCAATAAGAGCCCCCACAGCAGCCCAACCAAGCTGCCTTCAAAGTCACCCACCAAGGTGGTACCCCGACCTGTGGTCCCACCAGCCACCAAGGAGCCCCCCAAACCTGACAAGGGGAAGGGCCCACCCTGGGCAGACTGTGGCGGCACCGTGGCCCAGCCCATGTCCCCAGCACCTGGCCCTGCAGACCCAGGCCCAGGTCCTGAGGGGCGGGCCCCGCACTCGGCCATTGAGGAGAAGGTGATGAAGGGCATCGAGGAGAACATGCTGCGGCTCCAGGGCCAGGAGCGGGCCCCTGGCACCGAGGCCAAGCATCGGAACACCAGCAGCATCGCCAGCTGGTTTGGCCTTAAGAAGAGCAAGTTGCCAGCGTTAAACCGCCGCACAGAGACCACCAAGGGCAAGGAAGGGGCCGGGGGCTCCCCGCTCCGGAAGGAAGTCAAGATGGAAGCCCGGAAGCTGGAGGCTGAGAGTCTCAACATCTCCAAGCTGATGGCTAAGGCGGAAGACCTGCGccgggccctggaggaggaaaaggcataCCTGAGCAGCAGGGCCCGGCCTCGGCCCGGGGGCCCAGCACCAGGGACCAGtgcaggcctggggcaggggcagggccagcTGGTTGGCATGTACCAGGGTGCAGACACCTTCATGCAGCAGCTTCTCAACAGGTGAGAGCTGGGACTGGCTggcaggggctcagtagttgggggcACTTTGCCCTCCCCAGGCACTCTGGGATTGGGGCTGCCTTTCCTgggaactggggcttcccagaggcCAAGGAGTGTAGGAGGTCAAATGACATGGCACCAAATCTTCTGAGGGTTAATGGCCCAGCCCAGAGGAGGGGTCAGGACCTCAAACAAGGAGCTAGGGATTTGTGCCCCAGCTCCCTTCTTCCCTGGCTGTCTGACA encodes:
- the NCKAP5L gene encoding nck-associated protein 5-like isoform X3, translated to MLESRAIPKNPGQGFSWAPGGAEHRSRKVTILAACESVPAWVRRQRQGLMSEAMDQSAGSPGNLNPGEGGDGSAEPGTCQELLHRLRELEAENSALAQANESQRETYERCLDEVANHVVQALLNQKDLREECIKLKKRVFDLERQNQMLSALFQQKLQLTAGSLPQDPVNNTASVSLSHSCGGWATGGQKRKGPRGSPSLYSGRRLHREAEDLGGSADSWIPLAPLQPPSEPPASPSLSSAEGPATSLPLGRCAGQREVCWEQQLRSGGPGPPAAPPPALDALSPFLRKKAQILEVLRALEETDPLLLCSPATPWQPPGEGPGSPEPINGELCGPPQPEPSPWAPYLLLGPGSLGGLLHWERLLGGPGEEEGAGRPWGPGRGSPQAQSTGSGPPCVPGSSSSSSSDEAGDPNEAPSPDTLLGALARKQLNLGQLLEDTESYLQAFLAGAACPLSGDHLGPRQPSSPDQGPPQLSKSKGLPKSAWVGGAPEAHRPGFGATSEGPGSLPFLSMLMGAGDTPLGSRPGHPHSSSQVKSKLQIGPPSPGEAQGPLLPSPARGLKFLKLPPASEKVPSPGGPQLSPQLPRNSRIPCRNSGSDGSPSPLLARKGLGGGELSPEGAQGLPTSPSPCSMTPDSAQLRPPQPALSATLSPGPTVSPCYENILDLSRNTFRGPSPEPPPSPLQVPTYPQLTLEVPRVPEVLRSPGIPSSSCHPESCPYEGTQEKSSDKAGSESPHPGRRGPGSSSKKPSQGAGRRPGDPGYTPLRDRLAALGKLKTGPEGPQGPEKNGVPVRPGTEKARGAGKSGESTGDTAPPASRPPEQPEAKGPLRGSVALGTSSLKQQESGLLGDPGARVYSSHSMGARVDLEPVSPRSCLTKVELAKSRLAGALCPQVPRTPAKVPTSAPSLGKPNKSPHSSPTKLPSKSPTKVVPRPVVPPATKEPPKPDKGKGPPWADCGGTVAQPMSPAPGPADPGPGPEGRAPHSAIEEKVMKGIEENMLRLQGQERAPGTEAKHRNTSSIASWFGLKKSKLPALNRRTETTKGKEGAGGSPLRKEVKMEARKLEAESLNISKLMAKAEDLRRALEEEKAYLSSRARPRPGGPAPGTSAGLGQGQGQLVGMYQGADTFMQQLLNRVDGKELPPKSWREPKPEYGDFQPVSSDPKNPWPPCGPRNGLVGPLQGCGKPPGKPSIEPGRREEMPSEDSLAEPVTTSHFTACGSLTRTLDSGIGTFPPPDHGSSGTPSKNLPKTKPPRLEPPPGVPPARPPPLTKVPRRAHTLEREVPGIEELLVSGRHPSMPAFPALLTAAPGHRGHQTCPDDPCEDPGPPPPVQLAKNWTFPNARAASGSSDPFLCPPRQLEGLPRTPMALPLDGKRSLEPSRPAPAPQGPAFGGSRTPSTSDVGEEGRVASGGPPGLETSESLSDSLYDSLSSCGSQG
- the NCKAP5L gene encoding nck-associated protein 5-like isoform X1, translating into MLESRAIPKNPGQGFSWAPGGAEHRSRKVTILAACESVPAWVRRQRQPAGASLTYPQGLMSEAMDQSAGSPGNLNPGEGGDGSAEPGTCQELLHRLRELEAENSALAQANESQRETYERCLDEVANHVVQALLNQKDLREECIKLKKRVFDLERQNQMLSALFQQKLQLTAGSLPQDPVNNTASVSLSHSCGGWATGGQKRKGPRGSPSLYSGRRLHREAEDLGGSADSWIPLAPLQPPSEPPASPSLSSAEGPATSLPLGRCAGQREVCWEQQLRSGGPGPPAAPPPALDALSPFLRKKAQILEVLRALEETDPLLLCSPATPWQPPGEGPGSPEPINGELCGPPQPEPSPWAPYLLLGPGSLGGLLHWERLLGGPGEEEGAGRPWGPGRGSPQAQSTGSGPPCVPGSSSSSSSDEAGDPNEAPSPDTLLGALARKQLNLGQLLEDTESYLQAFLAGAACPLSGDHLGPRQPSSPDQGPPQLSKSKGLPKSAWVGGAPEAHRPGFGATSEGPGSLPFLSMLMGAGDTPLGSRPGHPHSSSQVKSKLQIGPPSPGEAQGPLLPSPARGLKFLKLPPASEKVPSPGGPQLSPQLPRNSRIPCRNSGSDGSPSPLLARKGLGGGELSPEGAQGLPTSPSPCSMTPDSAQLRPPQPALSATLSPGPTVSPCYENILDLSRNTFRGPSPEPPPSPLQVPTYPQLTLEVPRVPEVLRSPGIPSSSCHPESCPYEGTQEKSSDKAGSESPHPGRRGPGSSSKKPSQGAGRRPGDPGYTPLRDRLAALGKLKTGPEGPQGPEKNGVPVRPGTEKARGAGKSGESTGDTAPPASRPPEQPEAKGPLRGSVALGTSSLKQQESGLLGDPGARVYSSHSMGARVDLEPVSPRSCLTKVELAKSRLAGALCPQVPRTPAKVPTSAPSLGKPNKSPHSSPTKLPSKSPTKVVPRPVVPPATKEPPKPDKGKGPPWADCGGTVAQPMSPAPGPADPGPGPEGRAPHSAIEEKVMKGIEENMLRLQGQERAPGTEAKHRNTSSIASWFGLKKSKLPALNRRTETTKGKEGAGGSPLRKEVKMEARKLEAESLNISKLMAKAEDLRRALEEEKAYLSSRARPRPGGPAPGTSAGLGQGQGQLVGMYQGADTFMQQLLNRVDGKELPPKSWREPKPEYGDFQPVSSDPKNPWPPCGPRNGLVGPLQGCGKPPGKPSIEPGRREEMPSEDSLAEPVTTSHFTACGSLTRTLDSGIGTFPPPDHGSSGTPSKNLPKTKPPRLEPPPGVPPARPPPLTKVPRRAHTLEREVPGIEELLVSGRHPSMPAFPALLTAAPGHRGHQTCPDDPCEDPGPPPPVQLAKNWTFPNARAASGSSDPFLCPPRQLEGLPRTPMALPLDGKRSLEPSRPAPAPQGPAFGGSRTPSTSDVGEEGRVASGGPPGLETSESLSDSLYDSLSSCGSQG
- the NCKAP5L gene encoding nck-associated protein 5-like isoform X6 yields the protein MSEAMDQSAGSPGNLNPGEGGDGSAEPGTCQELLHRLRELEAENSALAQANESQRETYERCLDEVANHVVQALLNQKDLREECIKLKKRVFDLERQNQMLSALFQQKLQLTAGSLPQDPVNNTASVSLSHSCGGWATGGQKRKGPRGSPSLYSGRRLHREAEDLGGSADSWIPLAPLQPPSEPPASPSLSSAEGPATSLPLGRCAGQREVCWEQQLRSGGPGPPAAPPPALDALSPFLRKKAQILEVLRALEETDPLLLCSPATPWQPPGEGPGSPEPINGELCGPPQPEPSPWAPYLLLGPGSLGGLLHWERLLGGPGEEEGAGRPWGPGRGSPQAQSTGSGPPCVPGSSSSSSSDEAGDPNEAPSPDTLLGALARKQLNLGQLLEDTESYLQAFLAGAACPLSGDHLGPRQPSSPDQGPPQLSKSKGLPKSAWVGGAPEAHRPGFGATSEGPGSLPFLSMLMGAGDTPLGSRPGHPHSSSQVKSKLQIGPPSPGEAQGPLLPSPARGLKFLKLPPASEKVPSPGGPQLSPQLPRNSRIPCRNSGSDGSPSPLLARKGLGGGELSPEGAQGLPTSPSPCSMTPDSAQLRPPQPALSATLSPGPTVSPCYENILDLSRNTFRGPSPEPPPSPLQVPTYPQLTLEVPRVPEVLRSPGIPSSSCHPESCPYEGTQEKSSDKAGSESPHPGRRGPGSSSKKPSQGAGRRPGDPGYTPLRDRLAALGKLKTGPEGPQGPEKNGVPVRPGTEKARGAGKSGESTGDTAPPASRPPEQPEAKGPLRGSVALGTSSLKQQESGLLGDPGARVYSSHSMGARVDLEPVSPRSCLTKVELAKSRLAGALCPQVPRTPAKVPTSAPSLGKPNKSPHSSPTKLPSKSPTKVVPRPVVPPATKEPPKPDKGKGPPWADCGGTVAQPMSPAPGPADPGPGPEGRAPHSAIEEKVMKGIEENMLRLQGQERAPGTEAKHRNTSSIASWFGLKKSKLPALNRRTETTKGKEGAGGSPLRKEVKMEARKLEAESLNISKLMAKAEDLRRALEEEKAYLSSRARPRPGGPAPGTSAGLGQGQGQLVGMYQGADTFMQQLLNRVDGKELPPKSWREPKPEYGDFQPVSSDPKNPWPPCGPRNGLVGPLQGCGKPPGKPSIEPGRREEMPSEDSLAEPVTTSHFTACGSLTRTLDSGIGTFPPPDHGSSGTPSKNLPKTKPPRLEPPPGVPPARPPPLTKVPRRAHTLEREVPGIEELLVSGRHPSMPAFPALLTAAPGHRGHQTCPDDPCEDPGPPPPVQLAKNWTFPNARAASGSSDPFLCPPRQLEGLPRTPMALPLDGKRSLEPSRPAPAPQGPAFGGSRTPSTSDVGEEGRVASGGPPGLETSESLSDSLYDSLSSCGSQG
- the NCKAP5L gene encoding nck-associated protein 5-like isoform X7 codes for the protein MLESRAIPKNPGQGFSWAPGGAEHRSRKVTILAACESVPAWVRRQRQPAGASLTYPQGLMSEAMDQSAGSPGNLNPGEGGDGSAEPGTCQELLHRLRELEAENSALAQANESQRETYERCLDEVANHVVQALLNQKDLREECIKLKKRVFDLERQNQMLSALFQQKLQLTAGSLPQDPVNNTASVSLSHSCGGWATGGQKRKGPRGSPSLYSGRRLHREAEDLGGSADSWIPLAPLQPPSEPPASPSLSSAEGPATSLPLGRCAGQREVCWEQQLRSGGPGPPAAPPPALDALSPFLRKKAQILEVLRALEETDPLLLCSPATPWQPPGEGPGSPEPINGELCGPPQPEPSPWAPYLLLGPGSLGGLLHWERLLGGPGEEEGAGRPWGPGRGSPQAQSTGSGPPCVPGSSSSSSSDEAGDPNEAPSPDTLLGALARKQLNLGQLLEDTESYLQAFLAGAACPLSGDHLGPRQPSSPDQGPPQLSKSKGLPKSAWVGGAPEAHRPGFGATSEGPGSLPFLSMLMGAGDTPLGSRPGHPHSSSQVKSKLQIGPPSPGEAQGPLLPSPARGLKFLKLPPASEKVPSPGGPQLSPQLPRNSRIPCRNSGSDGSPSPLLARKGLGGGELSPEGAQGLPTSPSPCSMTPDSAQLRPPQPALSATLSPGPTVSPCYENILDLSRNTFRGPSPEPPPSPLQVPTYPQLTLEVPRVPEVLRSPGIPSSSCHPESCPYEGTQEKSSDKAGSESPHPGRRGPGSSSKKPSQGAGRRPGDPGYTPLRDRLAALGKLKTGPEGPQGPEKNGVPVRPGTEKARGAGKSGESTGDTAPPASRPPEQPEAKGPLRGSVALGTSSLKQQESGLLGDPGARVYSSHSMGARVDLEPVSPRSCLTKVELAKSRLAGALCPQVPRTPAKVPTSAPSLGKPNKSPHSSPTKLPSKSPTKVVPRPVVPPATKEPPKPDKGKGPPWADCGGTVAQPMSPAPGPADPGPGPEGRAPHSAIEEKVMKGIEENMLRLQGQERAPGTEAKHRNTSSIASWFGLKKSKLPALNRRTETTKGKEGAGGSPLRKEVKMEARKLEAESLNISKLMAKAEDLRRALEEEKAYLSSRARPRPGGPAPGTSAGLGQGQGQLVGMYQGADTFMQQLLNRVDGKELPPKSWREPKPEYGDFQPVSSDPKNPWPPCGPRNGLVGPLQGCGKPPGKPSIEPGRREEMPSEDSLAEPVTTSHFTACGSLTRTLDSGIGTFPPPDHGSSGTPSKNLPKTKPPRLEPPPGVPPARPPPLTKVPRRAHTLEREVPGIEELLVSGRHPSMPAFPALLTAAPGHRGHQTCPDDPCEDPGPPPPVQLAKNWTFPNARAASGSSDPFLCPPRQLEGLPRTPMIFYK
- the NCKAP5L gene encoding nck-associated protein 5-like isoform X8, with the protein product MSEAMDQSAGSPGNLNPGEGGDGSAEPGTCQELLHRLRELEAENSALAQANESQRETYERCLDEVANHVVQALLNQKDLREECIKLKKRVFDLERQNQMLSALFQQKLQLTAGSLPQIPLAPLQPPSEPPASPSLSSAEGPATSLPLGRCAGQREVCWEQQLRSGGPGPPAAPPPALDALSPFLRKKAQILEVLRALEETDPLLLCSPATPWQPPGEGPGSPEPINGELCGPPQPEPSPWAPYLLLGPGSLGGLLHWERLLGGPGEEEGAGRPWGPGRGSPQAQSTGSGPPCVPGSSSSSSSDEAGDPNEAPSPDTLLGALARKQLNLGQLLEDTESYLQAFLAGAACPLSGDHLGPRQPSSPDQGPPQLSKSKGLPKSAWVGGAPEAHRPGFGATSEGPGSLPFLSMLMGAGDTPLGSRPGHPHSSSQVKSKLQIGPPSPGEAQGPLLPSPARGLKFLKLPPASEKVPSPGGPQLSPQLPRNSRIPCRNSGSDGSPSPLLARKGLGGGELSPEGAQGLPTSPSPCSMTPDSAQLRPPQPALSATLSPGPTVSPCYENILDLSRNTFRGPSPEPPPSPLQVPTYPQLTLEVPRVPEVLRSPGIPSSSCHPESCPYEGTQEKSSDKAGSESPHPGRRGPGSSSKKPSQGAGRRPGDPGYTPLRDRLAALGKLKTGPEGPQGPEKNGVPVRPGTEKARGAGKSGESTGDTAPPASRPPEQPEAKGPLRGSVALGTSSLKQQESGLLGDPGARVYSSHSMGARVDLEPVSPRSCLTKVELAKSRLAGALCPQVPRTPAKVPTSAPSLGKPNKSPHSSPTKLPSKSPTKVVPRPVVPPATKEPPKPDKGKGPPWADCGGTVAQPMSPAPGPADPGPGPEGRAPHSAIEEKVMKGIEENMLRLQGQERAPGTEAKHRNTSSIASWFGLKKSKLPALNRRTETTKGKEGAGGSPLRKEVKMEARKLEAESLNISKLMAKAEDLRRALEEEKAYLSSRARPRPGGPAPGTSAGLGQGQGQLVGMYQGADTFMQQLLNRVDGKELPPKSWREPKPEYGDFQPVSSDPKNPWPPCGPRNGLVGPLQGCGKPPGKPSIEPGRREEMPSEDSLAEPVTTSHFTACGSLTRTLDSGIGTFPPPDHGSSGTPSKNLPKTKPPRLEPPPGVPPARPPPLTKVPRRAHTLEREVPGIEELLVSGRHPSMPAFPALLTAAPGHRGHQTCPDDPCEDPGPPPPVQLAKNWTFPNARAASGSSDPFLCPPRQLEGLPRTPMALPLDGKRSLEPSRPAPAPQGPAFGGSRTPSTSDVGEEGRVASGGPPGLETSESLSDSLYDSLSSCGSQG
- the NCKAP5L gene encoding nck-associated protein 5-like isoform X2; translation: MLESRAIPKNPGQGFSWAPGKVTILAACESVPAWVRRQRQPAGASLTYPQGLMSEAMDQSAGSPGNLNPGEGGDGSAEPGTCQELLHRLRELEAENSALAQANESQRETYERCLDEVANHVVQALLNQKDLREECIKLKKRVFDLERQNQMLSALFQQKLQLTAGSLPQDPVNNTASVSLSHSCGGWATGGQKRKGPRGSPSLYSGRRLHREAEDLGGSADSWIPLAPLQPPSEPPASPSLSSAEGPATSLPLGRCAGQREVCWEQQLRSGGPGPPAAPPPALDALSPFLRKKAQILEVLRALEETDPLLLCSPATPWQPPGEGPGSPEPINGELCGPPQPEPSPWAPYLLLGPGSLGGLLHWERLLGGPGEEEGAGRPWGPGRGSPQAQSTGSGPPCVPGSSSSSSSDEAGDPNEAPSPDTLLGALARKQLNLGQLLEDTESYLQAFLAGAACPLSGDHLGPRQPSSPDQGPPQLSKSKGLPKSAWVGGAPEAHRPGFGATSEGPGSLPFLSMLMGAGDTPLGSRPGHPHSSSQVKSKLQIGPPSPGEAQGPLLPSPARGLKFLKLPPASEKVPSPGGPQLSPQLPRNSRIPCRNSGSDGSPSPLLARKGLGGGELSPEGAQGLPTSPSPCSMTPDSAQLRPPQPALSATLSPGPTVSPCYENILDLSRNTFRGPSPEPPPSPLQVPTYPQLTLEVPRVPEVLRSPGIPSSSCHPESCPYEGTQEKSSDKAGSESPHPGRRGPGSSSKKPSQGAGRRPGDPGYTPLRDRLAALGKLKTGPEGPQGPEKNGVPVRPGTEKARGAGKSGESTGDTAPPASRPPEQPEAKGPLRGSVALGTSSLKQQESGLLGDPGARVYSSHSMGARVDLEPVSPRSCLTKVELAKSRLAGALCPQVPRTPAKVPTSAPSLGKPNKSPHSSPTKLPSKSPTKVVPRPVVPPATKEPPKPDKGKGPPWADCGGTVAQPMSPAPGPADPGPGPEGRAPHSAIEEKVMKGIEENMLRLQGQERAPGTEAKHRNTSSIASWFGLKKSKLPALNRRTETTKGKEGAGGSPLRKEVKMEARKLEAESLNISKLMAKAEDLRRALEEEKAYLSSRARPRPGGPAPGTSAGLGQGQGQLVGMYQGADTFMQQLLNRVDGKELPPKSWREPKPEYGDFQPVSSDPKNPWPPCGPRNGLVGPLQGCGKPPGKPSIEPGRREEMPSEDSLAEPVTTSHFTACGSLTRTLDSGIGTFPPPDHGSSGTPSKNLPKTKPPRLEPPPGVPPARPPPLTKVPRRAHTLEREVPGIEELLVSGRHPSMPAFPALLTAAPGHRGHQTCPDDPCEDPGPPPPVQLAKNWTFPNARAASGSSDPFLCPPRQLEGLPRTPMALPLDGKRSLEPSRPAPAPQGPAFGGSRTPSTSDVGEEGRVASGGPPGLETSESLSDSLYDSLSSCGSQG
- the NCKAP5L gene encoding nck-associated protein 5-like isoform X4; translation: MLESRAIPKNPGQGFSWAPGKVTILAACESVPAWVRRQRQGLMSEAMDQSAGSPGNLNPGEGGDGSAEPGTCQELLHRLRELEAENSALAQANESQRETYERCLDEVANHVVQALLNQKDLREECIKLKKRVFDLERQNQMLSALFQQKLQLTAGSLPQDPVNNTASVSLSHSCGGWATGGQKRKGPRGSPSLYSGRRLHREAEDLGGSADSWIPLAPLQPPSEPPASPSLSSAEGPATSLPLGRCAGQREVCWEQQLRSGGPGPPAAPPPALDALSPFLRKKAQILEVLRALEETDPLLLCSPATPWQPPGEGPGSPEPINGELCGPPQPEPSPWAPYLLLGPGSLGGLLHWERLLGGPGEEEGAGRPWGPGRGSPQAQSTGSGPPCVPGSSSSSSSDEAGDPNEAPSPDTLLGALARKQLNLGQLLEDTESYLQAFLAGAACPLSGDHLGPRQPSSPDQGPPQLSKSKGLPKSAWVGGAPEAHRPGFGATSEGPGSLPFLSMLMGAGDTPLGSRPGHPHSSSQVKSKLQIGPPSPGEAQGPLLPSPARGLKFLKLPPASEKVPSPGGPQLSPQLPRNSRIPCRNSGSDGSPSPLLARKGLGGGELSPEGAQGLPTSPSPCSMTPDSAQLRPPQPALSATLSPGPTVSPCYENILDLSRNTFRGPSPEPPPSPLQVPTYPQLTLEVPRVPEVLRSPGIPSSSCHPESCPYEGTQEKSSDKAGSESPHPGRRGPGSSSKKPSQGAGRRPGDPGYTPLRDRLAALGKLKTGPEGPQGPEKNGVPVRPGTEKARGAGKSGESTGDTAPPASRPPEQPEAKGPLRGSVALGTSSLKQQESGLLGDPGARVYSSHSMGARVDLEPVSPRSCLTKVELAKSRLAGALCPQVPRTPAKVPTSAPSLGKPNKSPHSSPTKLPSKSPTKVVPRPVVPPATKEPPKPDKGKGPPWADCGGTVAQPMSPAPGPADPGPGPEGRAPHSAIEEKVMKGIEENMLRLQGQERAPGTEAKHRNTSSIASWFGLKKSKLPALNRRTETTKGKEGAGGSPLRKEVKMEARKLEAESLNISKLMAKAEDLRRALEEEKAYLSSRARPRPGGPAPGTSAGLGQGQGQLVGMYQGADTFMQQLLNRVDGKELPPKSWREPKPEYGDFQPVSSDPKNPWPPCGPRNGLVGPLQGCGKPPGKPSIEPGRREEMPSEDSLAEPVTTSHFTACGSLTRTLDSGIGTFPPPDHGSSGTPSKNLPKTKPPRLEPPPGVPPARPPPLTKVPRRAHTLEREVPGIEELLVSGRHPSMPAFPALLTAAPGHRGHQTCPDDPCEDPGPPPPVQLAKNWTFPNARAASGSSDPFLCPPRQLEGLPRTPMALPLDGKRSLEPSRPAPAPQGPAFGGSRTPSTSDVGEEGRVASGGPPGLETSESLSDSLYDSLSSCGSQG
- the NCKAP5L gene encoding nck-associated protein 5-like isoform X5, coding for MLESRAIPKNPGQGFSWAPGGAEHRSRKVTILAACESVPAWVRRQRQPAGASLTYPQGLMSEAMDQSAGSPGNLNPGEGGDGSAEPGTCQELLHRLRELEAENSALAQANESQRETYERCLDEVANHVVQALLNQKDLREECIKLKKRVFDLERQNQMLSALFQQKLQLTAGSLPQIPLAPLQPPSEPPASPSLSSAEGPATSLPLGRCAGQREVCWEQQLRSGGPGPPAAPPPALDALSPFLRKKAQILEVLRALEETDPLLLCSPATPWQPPGEGPGSPEPINGELCGPPQPEPSPWAPYLLLGPGSLGGLLHWERLLGGPGEEEGAGRPWGPGRGSPQAQSTGSGPPCVPGSSSSSSSDEAGDPNEAPSPDTLLGALARKQLNLGQLLEDTESYLQAFLAGAACPLSGDHLGPRQPSSPDQGPPQLSKSKGLPKSAWVGGAPEAHRPGFGATSEGPGSLPFLSMLMGAGDTPLGSRPGHPHSSSQVKSKLQIGPPSPGEAQGPLLPSPARGLKFLKLPPASEKVPSPGGPQLSPQLPRNSRIPCRNSGSDGSPSPLLARKGLGGGELSPEGAQGLPTSPSPCSMTPDSAQLRPPQPALSATLSPGPTVSPCYENILDLSRNTFRGPSPEPPPSPLQVPTYPQLTLEVPRVPEVLRSPGIPSSSCHPESCPYEGTQEKSSDKAGSESPHPGRRGPGSSSKKPSQGAGRRPGDPGYTPLRDRLAALGKLKTGPEGPQGPEKNGVPVRPGTEKARGAGKSGESTGDTAPPASRPPEQPEAKGPLRGSVALGTSSLKQQESGLLGDPGARVYSSHSMGARVDLEPVSPRSCLTKVELAKSRLAGALCPQVPRTPAKVPTSAPSLGKPNKSPHSSPTKLPSKSPTKVVPRPVVPPATKEPPKPDKGKGPPWADCGGTVAQPMSPAPGPADPGPGPEGRAPHSAIEEKVMKGIEENMLRLQGQERAPGTEAKHRNTSSIASWFGLKKSKLPALNRRTETTKGKEGAGGSPLRKEVKMEARKLEAESLNISKLMAKAEDLRRALEEEKAYLSSRARPRPGGPAPGTSAGLGQGQGQLVGMYQGADTFMQQLLNRVDGKELPPKSWREPKPEYGDFQPVSSDPKNPWPPCGPRNGLVGPLQGCGKPPGKPSIEPGRREEMPSEDSLAEPVTTSHFTACGSLTRTLDSGIGTFPPPDHGSSGTPSKNLPKTKPPRLEPPPGVPPARPPPLTKVPRRAHTLEREVPGIEELLVSGRHPSMPAFPALLTAAPGHRGHQTCPDDPCEDPGPPPPVQLAKNWTFPNARAASGSSDPFLCPPRQLEGLPRTPMALPLDGKRSLEPSRPAPAPQGPAFGGSRTPSTSDVGEEGRVASGGPPGLETSESLSDSLYDSLSSCGSQG